The Rhodococcus sp. X156 genome window below encodes:
- a CDS encoding 2Fe-2S iron-sulfur cluster-binding protein produces the protein MESDITLHVDGHERTLTVDNRTTVLDALRDHLGVTSPKKGCDHGQCGSCTVLLDGRRATTCLTFAVANDGAEITTAEGLAADGELHTMQQAFQDQDGFQCGYCTPGQICSAVGMLDEAKAGHPSHVTEDDGPVELTDAEIRERMSGNLCRCGAYVNIVAAIRQAAS, from the coding sequence ATGGAATCGGATATCACCCTGCACGTCGACGGGCACGAGCGCACGCTCACCGTCGACAACCGGACCACGGTCCTCGACGCCCTCCGTGACCACCTGGGTGTCACCTCCCCCAAGAAGGGCTGCGACCACGGCCAGTGCGGCTCCTGCACCGTGCTGCTCGACGGCCGCCGGGCCACCACCTGCCTCACCTTCGCCGTCGCCAACGACGGCGCGGAGATCACCACCGCCGAGGGCCTGGCCGCCGACGGCGAGCTGCACACCATGCAGCAGGCCTTCCAGGACCAGGACGGCTTTCAGTGTGGCTACTGCACTCCCGGTCAGATCTGCTCCGCGGTGGGGATGCTGGACGAGGCCAAGGCCGGCCACCCCTCGCACGTCACCGAGGACGACGGGCCCGTCGAGCTGACCGACGCGGAGATTCGGGAGCGCATGAGCGGGAACCTCTGTCGCTGCGGCGCCTACGTCAACATCGTCGCCGCCATCCGGCAGGCCGCCTCGTGA
- a CDS encoding xanthine dehydrogenase family protein subunit M, protein MIPFDYQRADDAASAVATVAARADAAFLGGGTNLVDRMKLGVDNPTLLVDISRLPLNAVDVQPDGSVHVGTNVRNSDLAAHPVIRAHYPALSQALLAGASGQLRNLATTGGNLLQRTRCVYFQDVTTPCNKREPGSGCSAIGGYTRYHAILGSSPECIAVHPSDMAVALAALDATVVVVGPDGERHVPVTELHRLPGAHPERDTVLAHGELITAVHLSPTGASRSAYRKVRDRASFAFALVSVAATLEVTDGTVTRARIALGGVAHKPWRASRAEELLRGAPATEDSYRRAAEAELADAVPQGENAFKIPMVRNTLVSVLRELTPTEEQR, encoded by the coding sequence GTGATCCCCTTCGACTACCAGCGCGCCGACGACGCCGCCAGCGCGGTGGCCACCGTCGCAGCCCGTGCGGACGCCGCCTTCCTCGGTGGCGGCACCAACCTCGTCGACCGGATGAAGCTCGGCGTGGACAACCCGACGCTGCTCGTCGACATCAGCCGCCTGCCGCTGAACGCCGTGGACGTGCAGCCCGACGGCAGCGTCCACGTCGGCACCAACGTCCGCAACAGCGACCTGGCCGCCCACCCGGTGATCCGCGCGCACTACCCGGCGCTGTCCCAGGCCCTGCTCGCCGGCGCCTCCGGGCAGCTGCGCAACCTGGCCACCACCGGCGGCAACCTGCTGCAGCGCACCCGGTGCGTGTACTTCCAGGACGTCACCACCCCGTGCAACAAGCGCGAGCCCGGCTCCGGCTGCTCGGCCATCGGTGGCTACACCCGCTACCACGCCATCCTCGGCTCCTCGCCGGAGTGCATCGCCGTGCACCCCTCGGACATGGCGGTGGCGCTGGCGGCCCTGGATGCCACGGTCGTGGTGGTCGGGCCCGACGGAGAGCGCCACGTCCCGGTGACCGAGCTGCACCGCCTGCCCGGTGCGCACCCCGAGCGCGACACCGTGCTCGCCCACGGCGAGCTGATCACCGCGGTGCACCTCTCCCCCACCGGCGCCTCACGGTCGGCCTACCGCAAGGTCCGTGACCGCGCCTCGTTCGCGTTCGCGCTGGTCTCTGTCGCGGCCACCCTGGAGGTCACCGACGGCACCGTCACCCGCGCACGCATCGCGCTGGGCGGAGTGGCCCACAAGCCGTGGCGGGCCAGCCGCGCCGAGGAGCTCCTGCGGGGCGCACCGGCCACCGAGGACAGCTACCGGCGTGCCGCGGAGGCCGAGCTGGCCGACGCGGTGCCGCAGGGCGAGAACGCCTTCAAGATCCCCATGGTCCGCAACACCCTCGTGTCCGTGCTGCGCGAGCTCACCCCCACCGAGGAGCAGCGATGA